Proteins from a single region of Spirochaetota bacterium:
- a CDS encoding chemotaxis protein CheD — translation MYIRNSHRLKKPLKVLYPGDCYVSNKDEYIGTLLGSCVSVCLYDPVNKVAGMNHFVLPGKVVQAHTKQKKSDDSDEQKELLKYGTKSIENLISQMEQYGKRENIVAKIFGGGKVLDYQTTQYGISNMNVRIAKIILEMADIPIVSEDVGGTVARKIMFDVETGQAYCKKLIKVEEKDKTFTMELSQFE, via the coding sequence ATGTATATACGCAATTCACATAGATTGAAGAAGCCACTTAAAGTTTTGTATCCAGGTGATTGTTATGTTAGCAATAAAGATGAATATATTGGAACATTGCTTGGGTCGTGTGTATCAGTATGCCTGTATGACCCTGTAAATAAAGTTGCCGGTATGAATCATTTTGTATTGCCAGGGAAGGTTGTACAGGCTCATACAAAGCAGAAAAAATCAGATGATAGTGATGAACAAAAAGAACTGTTAAAATATGGAACCAAGTCAATTGAAAATCTCATTTCACAGATGGAACAATATGGTAAAAGAGAAAATATTGTTGCTAAGATTTTTGGTGGAGGGAAAGTTTTAGATTATCAAACCACGCAATACGGTATATCAAATATGAATGTAAGAATTGCAAAGATTATACTTGAAATGGCCGATATTCCTATTGTAAGTGAAGATGTTGGTGGAACTGTTGCCCGTAAAATTATGTTTGATGTTGAAACAGGGCAAGCCTATTGTAAAAAATTAATAAAGGTTGAAGAAAAAGATAAAACTTTCACTATGGAGTTATCTCAGTTTGAATAA
- a CDS encoding STAS domain-containing protein: protein MYIIEVDEFVNVKHVKQFADEVLTVLRTEKDIVIDFTKSKRLDLSVVQVILSLLKTAKQLNKTVKFKGVNDTIKKQLKLCGVIR, encoded by the coding sequence ATGTATATAATAGAAGTTGATGAATTTGTAAATGTCAAACATGTAAAGCAGTTTGCTGATGAAGTGTTAACGGTATTGCGTACTGAAAAAGATATTGTCATTGATTTTACTAAATCCAAGCGTTTGGATTTATCGGTTGTGCAGGTAATTTTATCGTTATTGAAAACAGCTAAGCAATTGAATAAAACTGTTAAATTTAAGGGAGTTAATGATACCATTAAAAAGCAATTAAAGCTATGTGGTGTTATACGTTAA
- a CDS encoding SpoVG family protein, protein MNDIITEVRVFPKDNLGKTLGFANITLLDRFVVKNLRIVKGDKGIFIGMPSNKRKNGEYIDLFFPITQEARDLITNAIIDKYNEVMNTSYSVDNKIKKS, encoded by the coding sequence ATGAACGACATTATTACCGAAGTTAGGGTGTTTCCCAAGGATAATTTAGGGAAAACTCTGGGGTTTGCCAACATCACTTTGTTAGACAGGTTTGTTGTTAAAAATTTGCGCATTGTAAAAGGCGACAAAGGCATCTTCATTGGTATGCCGTCAAACAAGCGCAAAAATGGTGAGTACATTGACCTGTTCTTCCCCATTACTCAGGAAGCACGGGACCTCATCACAAATGCAATTATTGACAAATATAACGAAGTGATGAATACCAGCTACTCAGTGGATAATAAAATTAAAAAATCCTGA
- a CDS encoding chemotaxis protein CheW: protein MNVENTTIENKPDTASSEQFVTFIIGNETYGIEVLKVQEIIGMTHITHVPNTLSFMKGVINLRGSVVPVIDMRKKIGMEEIEYNAFTVIIITEVKGKLIGMIVDSVQDVVTIPVQKIQDTMRFTSHVSTDYIKGIGQIDDNLVIILDVDKLLTSEELAHIKTT from the coding sequence ATGAATGTTGAAAATACAACAATAGAAAACAAGCCTGATACTGCTTCATCAGAACAATTTGTTACTTTCATTATTGGCAATGAAACGTATGGAATAGAAGTTCTTAAAGTGCAGGAAATTATTGGGATGACACACATCACCCATGTCCCCAATACTCTTTCATTTATGAAAGGTGTCATTAACCTAAGAGGCTCAGTAGTACCGGTTATAGATATGCGGAAAAAAATTGGGATGGAGGAGATAGAGTATAATGCCTTCACGGTGATAATTATTACCGAAGTTAAAGGTAAGCTTATTGGGATGATCGTTGATTCAGTTCAGGATGTGGTTACTATCCCGGTGCAAAAAATTCAGGATACCATGCGCTTTACATCACATGTTTCAACAGATTATATTAAAGGGATTGGGCAGATAGATGACAATTTAGTCATTATACTGGATGTGGATAAGCTGTTAACAAGCGAAGAATTAGCTCATATTAAAACAACATAA
- a CDS encoding chemotaxis protein CheA, which produces MADDAIKQVFLAETKELLENLENDIVRYEETKDPELIHSIFRYVHTLKGGSGMAGYEDVYQFTHALGNILDSVRNGVLPMNDLLADIVFASIDVIRLRLYSEEDPSKFEEKFAILQAKINDIESILQIKEEKTVKEEKTEEIQPVYNFFRVKAKFREDIFKSGIDPLIIIEDLASLGKIVELRVNRNDVPLLENLDPEKCYLSWDVILKTKSKEEALDDVFIFVRDDNEITITNVTKNYVAQPVVEDVPKLGELLLSKGMLTEKEYDDVLSEHEKTKKKVGEIAVTKGYVEDNDISLALKEQESIKKHLSTSTLRVDAKKVDNLMNLLGEMVIGFSGIKRIAEEIEDEKAYRLNNALYGVDRIIREFQEHLMRIRMVPIGPVFEQFRRFIRDTAKSHGKVIHLEIAGGDTEIDKTVIERINDPLKHLIRNAIDHGIESPQQRQAKGKPQEGTIVLKAYHQEGNIFIEISDDGQGIDREKVLQKAISSGIVSKHEDLPDVKIYDFLFAPGFSTAESVGDLSGRGVGLDVVKTNIEALRGSVEVFSEADKGTTFRIKLPLTLAIIDGMLVKVAHETFIIPILSIIESVKPGKKDIKTVENKGEVVHVRGEYVPLVRLHREFKLPQTIENPWDGLVVIVESEGKALGLVVDELVGQQQIVIKSLDREITSSRAISGAAILGDGTIALIIDVHGFVSS; this is translated from the coding sequence ATGGCGGATGATGCCATAAAGCAGGTTTTTTTGGCTGAGACAAAGGAACTGCTGGAAAACTTAGAAAATGATATAGTCCGTTATGAGGAAACAAAAGATCCTGAACTCATCCATTCAATATTCAGGTATGTGCATACATTAAAGGGTGGTTCGGGGATGGCAGGGTATGAGGACGTATATCAGTTTACTCATGCCCTGGGGAATATTCTGGATTCAGTGCGAAATGGTGTGCTTCCCATGAATGACCTTTTAGCGGATATAGTATTTGCCAGCATTGATGTAATCAGATTGCGCCTGTATTCTGAAGAAGATCCATCAAAGTTTGAAGAAAAGTTTGCAATATTACAAGCAAAAATTAATGATATTGAATCAATTCTTCAGATAAAAGAAGAAAAAACAGTTAAAGAAGAAAAAACTGAAGAAATACAGCCAGTCTATAACTTTTTCAGGGTAAAAGCTAAATTCAGGGAAGATATATTTAAATCGGGCATTGATCCGCTTATCATCATTGAAGACTTAGCTTCTTTAGGAAAGATTGTTGAGTTACGCGTCAACCGTAATGATGTGCCGCTACTTGAAAATCTTGATCCTGAAAAATGTTATCTTTCCTGGGATGTTATCCTTAAAACCAAAAGCAAAGAAGAAGCTCTTGATGATGTATTTATTTTTGTGCGTGATGATAATGAAATTACCATAACCAACGTAACCAAAAATTATGTGGCACAGCCTGTAGTAGAGGATGTCCCCAAATTGGGCGAGTTATTATTGTCAAAGGGCATGCTTACTGAAAAAGAGTATGACGATGTATTGAGTGAGCATGAAAAGACAAAGAAAAAAGTTGGGGAGATAGCTGTTACCAAAGGATATGTAGAGGACAATGATATATCATTGGCACTCAAGGAGCAGGAGAGTATTAAGAAACATTTGAGTACTTCAACATTGAGAGTTGATGCCAAAAAGGTTGATAACCTCATGAACCTTTTGGGTGAAATGGTCATTGGTTTTTCGGGGATTAAACGTATAGCTGAAGAGATAGAAGATGAAAAGGCATATCGGTTAAACAATGCTCTGTATGGTGTTGACCGCATCATCCGTGAATTTCAGGAACATCTTATGCGAATCCGCATGGTCCCTATTGGGCCCGTGTTTGAGCAGTTCAGGCGTTTTATCCGTGATACAGCAAAATCCCATGGGAAAGTCATTCACCTGGAAATTGCAGGTGGTGATACTGAGATCGATAAAACAGTCATTGAACGCATCAATGATCCGTTAAAGCATCTAATACGCAATGCGATAGATCATGGAATAGAAAGCCCCCAACAGCGCCAGGCCAAAGGGAAGCCTCAGGAAGGTACAATAGTGCTGAAAGCATATCATCAGGAAGGAAATATTTTTATTGAGATAAGCGATGATGGTCAGGGCATTGATAGAGAGAAGGTGCTGCAAAAGGCTATATCATCAGGAATTGTAAGTAAACATGAGGATTTGCCGGATGTAAAAATATATGATTTCCTTTTTGCCCCCGGTTTTTCCACTGCCGAATCAGTTGGGGATCTTTCTGGAAGAGGTGTGGGGCTTGACGTGGTCAAAACCAACATTGAAGCATTGCGTGGTAGTGTTGAGGTGTTCAGCGAAGCCGATAAAGGAACAACATTTAGAATCAAGCTTCCTTTGACACTGGCAATAATAGATGGAATGCTGGTAAAGGTGGCGCATGAAACATTCATTATTCCAATACTTTCAATAATTGAAAGCGTCAAACCAGGAAAAAAAGACATAAAAACTGTTGAGAATAAGGGCGAAGTTGTTCATGTCAGGGGTGAATATGTCCCTTTAGTCAGGCTTCATAGAGAATTTAAATTGCCCCAAACTATTGAAAATCCATGGGATGGCCTTGTGGTCATTGTTGAGTCAGAGGGGAAGGCATTAGGGCTTGTTGTTGATGAACTTGTTGGTCAGCAACAGATTGTAATAAAGAGCCTGGACAGGGAAATAACTTCTTCCCGAGCAATATCCGGTGCAGCAATATTGGGTGATGGAACTATTGCCCTGATTATTGACGTACATGGTTTTGTAAGTTCGTAA
- a CDS encoding response regulator, which yields MKHIVIIDDSPTIRTSVEYTLKDSGYGMVHAENGVDALNKIKDLLSKGEEIALCIVDINMPQMDGITFIKKFRENDKFTPVVVLTTEAEEEKIQEGKKAGASGWMIKPFKAEQLQSVVHKFLR from the coding sequence ATGAAGCATATTGTAATCATTGATGACTCACCAACTATACGGACAAGTGTTGAATATACACTCAAAGATTCAGGATATGGTATGGTTCATGCTGAAAATGGTGTTGATGCATTGAATAAAATAAAGGATTTACTTTCTAAAGGTGAAGAAATTGCCTTATGTATTGTGGATATTAATATGCCACAGATGGATGGCATTACGTTTATTAAAAAGTTCAGGGAAAATGATAAATTTACTCCGGTTGTGGTGCTTACTACAGAAGCTGAAGAAGAAAAAATACAGGAAGGTAAAAAAGCAGGTGCTTCAGGGTGGATGATTAAGCCATTTAAGGCTGAACAGCTTCAATCAGTAGTCCATAAATTTTTGCGATAA
- a CDS encoding chemoreceptor glutamine deamidase CheD gives MIRVFDATIKQPVVILVPGDYFAAENQVLSTIVGSCFVVCLYDSIKKIGGMGHCLLPVLSSLQMKKEDIYNYNINFMEHIIGQMVKLGADRKNFIVKVFGGTGTSYNHKFTTDFISEYCKNENMSLDAIDIGGNYRRKLYFFCNTGKVHRYLVEANDSVSEFIKMEKEFIDKVLTDKVQYGNVILFE, from the coding sequence ATGATACGGGTTTTTGATGCAACCATTAAACAGCCAGTTGTAATTCTGGTGCCGGGGGATTACTTTGCTGCAGAAAATCAGGTGCTTTCTACAATAGTTGGAAGTTGTTTTGTTGTATGCCTGTACGACTCTATAAAAAAAATTGGTGGAATGGGGCATTGTTTATTGCCGGTATTATCTTCATTACAAATGAAAAAAGAAGATATATACAATTATAATATTAATTTCATGGAGCATATTATCGGTCAGATGGTTAAGTTAGGGGCTGATAGAAAGAATTTTATTGTCAAGGTATTTGGTGGTACGGGGACATCATATAATCATAAATTTACTACCGATTTTATTTCTGAGTACTGTAAAAACGAAAACATGTCTTTAGATGCTATTGATATTGGAGGCAATTATCGCCGCAAACTTTATTTTTTTTGCAACACAGGTAAAGTCCACCGGTATTTAGTTGAAGCCAATGACTCAGTTTCAGAATTTATTAAAATGGAAAAAGAATTTATTGATAAAGTATTAACGGATAAAGTTCAATATGGTAATGTTATATTATTTGAATAA
- a CDS encoding protein-glutamate O-methyltransferase CheR: MNTPFYQQLDQQDFDYIRNIVYRESGIKLSEMKRALVQSRLLRRMRELGMQRYDEYCDFLRENYDDEIENLINCITTNKTEFFREHEHFSILQRIVEQELSHKNIAVWSAGCSTGEEAYSIAIVLFESNFKKQFTIIATDIDTRVLETARSGIYPLEVVQTLDISLLKKYFLKGKDQYDGYAKVKNFLKEKISFQHLNLLEDNYRLKGHFDIIFCRNVMIYFDKDVQIKVLKKFYDYLPKGGYLFLGYAEAIVSANLPFHYVAHSVYQKR, from the coding sequence ATGAATACCCCCTTTTATCAACAGTTGGACCAGCAGGATTTTGATTACATTAGAAATATTGTGTATAGGGAATCAGGTATAAAGCTTTCTGAAATGAAGCGTGCGTTGGTCCAATCGCGTTTGTTGCGTAGAATGCGCGAGTTAGGCATGCAACGCTATGATGAGTATTGTGACTTCCTCAGAGAAAATTATGATGATGAAATAGAAAACCTTATCAACTGTATAACTACCAACAAAACAGAATTTTTTAGAGAGCATGAGCATTTTTCTATATTGCAAAGAATTGTTGAACAAGAACTATCGCACAAAAATATTGCTGTATGGAGTGCAGGCTGCTCAACTGGCGAAGAAGCTTACAGCATTGCCATTGTGTTGTTTGAGAGTAACTTTAAAAAACAATTTACTATCATTGCAACAGATATTGATACCAGAGTTCTTGAAACAGCACGCAGTGGCATATACCCACTGGAAGTTGTACAAACACTTGATATAAGTCTATTAAAAAAATATTTTTTAAAAGGCAAAGATCAGTATGATGGATATGCAAAAGTAAAAAATTTTCTGAAGGAAAAAATTTCATTTCAACATCTGAATTTGCTTGAAGACAACTATCGCCTCAAAGGGCATTTTGATATTATATTTTGCCGCAATGTGATGATTTATTTTGATAAAGATGTTCAGATCAAAGTATTAAAAAAATTTTATGATTATTTACCAAAAGGTGGCTATCTTTTTTTAGGGTATGCTGAAGCGATAGTTAGTGCCAATCTACCTTTTCATTATGTAGCCCATTCGGTATATCAAAAACGATAA
- a CDS encoding STAS domain-containing protein: MVTVENNTITLHCEKATPDDKLEVEYAVERLLGAGATVIYFDLSKTIYLPSTLMGYLMWKKQDLQKHGKDIKIIAISQSLRKVFEETRLIEFFGIK; this comes from the coding sequence ATGGTAACTGTAGAAAACAACACCATCACGCTACACTGTGAAAAAGCCACGCCTGATGACAAACTTGAAGTGGAATATGCCGTTGAACGTTTGCTTGGTGCTGGTGCCACTGTTATCTATTTTGATTTGTCAAAAACTATTTATTTGCCATCCACCCTTATGGGTTATCTCATGTGGAAAAAGCAGGACTTACAAAAACATGGTAAAGACATAAAGATTATAGCAATAAGCCAATCACTACGTAAAGTTTTTGAAGAAACACGGTTGATTGAATTTTTTGGGATTAAGTAA
- a CDS encoding chemotaxis response regulator protein-glutamate methylesterase, which translates to MNKIKVLVVDDSAVMRKTLTDILNGSSKIEVVGTALDPYIAVNKIKQLNPDVLTLDIEMPRMDGLTFLRKLMLANPMPVIMVSAFTDKGALQTIQALEYGAVDFILKPRSDDSAEWDRFANELREKVITAASIQSDRFTARSRERAIEVEEKFSADIILPKTVAKVRTTHSDVIIALGASTGGTEVIAKILSNLHENVPAIAIVQHMPEKFTEAFANRVNNNSKLYVKEAQNGDRLYRGTALVAPGNRHMLVRSDANGYYVEINDGPPVNRHKPSVDVLFRSVAQNVSKSVGILCTGMGADGAEGLGEILQAGGVTIAQDEASSVVFGMPREAIKRGAAQKVLNIEQMIAYINNL; encoded by the coding sequence TTGAATAAAATAAAAGTTTTGGTGGTTGATGATTCCGCAGTAATGCGTAAAACATTAACTGATATTCTTAATGGATCCAGTAAAATTGAAGTTGTTGGAACCGCACTTGATCCGTATATTGCTGTCAATAAAATAAAACAGCTTAATCCTGATGTATTAACCCTTGATATTGAAATGCCACGTATGGATGGGCTTACCTTTTTGCGAAAGCTCATGTTAGCAAATCCAATGCCGGTAATTATGGTCAGCGCATTTACTGATAAAGGTGCGTTGCAGACAATACAGGCTCTGGAATATGGTGCAGTAGATTTTATTTTAAAACCTCGCTCTGATGATAGTGCAGAATGGGACAGATTTGCAAATGAATTGCGTGAAAAGGTTATCACTGCTGCAAGCATTCAGTCAGATAGATTTACAGCACGGAGCAGGGAAAGGGCTATTGAGGTTGAAGAAAAATTTAGTGCTGATATAATTTTGCCAAAAACAGTAGCAAAGGTGAGGACTACTCACAGTGATGTCATTATTGCTTTAGGTGCATCCACAGGTGGTACCGAGGTTATTGCAAAGATTTTATCCAACCTGCATGAAAATGTGCCAGCTATTGCTATTGTACAGCATATGCCTGAAAAATTTACCGAAGCATTTGCTAACCGGGTGAATAATAATTCAAAGCTATATGTAAAAGAAGCTCAGAATGGTGACAGGTTATATCGGGGTACTGCACTCGTAGCTCCGGGGAATCGGCACATGCTGGTGAGATCTGATGCAAATGGATACTATGTTGAAATTAATGATGGACCCCCGGTGAACAGGCACAAACCATCGGTGGATGTGCTATTTCGTTCAGTAGCACAGAATGTGAGTAAAAGCGTAGGGATATTGTGTACTGGCATGGGTGCTGATGGTGCTGAAGGACTGGGTGAAATTTTACAGGCAGGGGGAGTAACTATTGCACAGGATGAAGCTTCTTCGGTTGTGTTTGGTATGCCACGTGAGGCTATCAAACGTGGTGCTGCGCAAAAAGTACTTAATATAGAACAGATGATTGCATATATTAATAATTTGTAA